The following coding sequences lie in one Pseudorasbora parva isolate DD20220531a chromosome 18, ASM2467924v1, whole genome shotgun sequence genomic window:
- the LOC137046250 gene encoding olfactory receptor 5K1-like yields MDNLTSRYSVLLVEGLKVTPQSSQLTFIFLLMAYVFVMVSNIGILIHISAEKSLHQPIHILFCHLPVNDVMGVIVVVPRLLKDLLTDPSERYITYVECVFQAFFAHLYGTTSHTILMIMAFDRYVAICNPLRYPTIMSNKMMVKLSAGAWIAAVVPVSILIGLSVRLTHCRSVIQNHLCDNASLFKLSCENTAINNVYGLTFTVVLLTSSLGWVLLTYLRIAMVCIKSKNKATNSKAIKTCSSHLAVYIILLASGFFVIILHRFPEYSDSRKFASVLFHVIPPGLNPIIYGFQAKEIRERMLKLCRRKVYSK; encoded by the coding sequence ATGGACAACCTGACATCCAGATACAGTGTACTCTTAGTGGAGGGATTGAAAGTTACACCTCAGTCCAGCCAGCTCACATTCATTTTTCTGTTGATGGCTTATGTCTTTGTAATGGTGTCTAACATTGGGATTTTGATTCATATCTCTGCAGAAAAAAGTTTACACCAGCCTATACACATTCTTTTCTGTCACTTGCCAGTGAATGATGTAATGGGAGTAATTGTCGTCGTACCACGTTTACTGAAGGACTTATTAACAGACCCCTCTGAGCGCTACATCACATATGTGGAGTGTGTCTTCCAAgctttttttgcacatttatATGGAACAACATCCCATACTATTCTAATGATCATGGCCTTTGATAGATATGTGGCCATATGCAACCCACTGCGATACCCAACTATAATGAGCAATAAAATGATGGTTAAACTGTCTGCTGGAGCTTGGATTGCTGCAGTAGTTCCGGTGTCAATTCTGATCGGCCTCAGTGTACGTCTGACTCACTGCAGATCTGTGATTCAAAACCACTTATGCGACAACGCTTCACTGTTTAAACTGTCCTGTGAAAATACAGCAATTAATAATGTATATGGATTAACTTTTACTGTGGTTTTACTCACCTCCTCACTTGGATGGGTGTTATTGACATATCTCAGAATTGCGATGGTGTGtataaaaagcaaaaacaaagcAACCAACAGCAAAGCCATAAAAACATGCAGCTCTCATCTAGCTGTTTACATAATCTTGCTGGCCTCtggtttttttgttattatattGCATCGTTTCCCTGAATACTCTGACAGTAGGAAGTTTGCTAGTGTATTGTTTCATGTTATACCGCCAGGATTGAATCCCATAATATATGGTTTTCAAGCCAAAGAAATAAGAGAAAGAATGTTAAAACTCTGCAGAAGAAAGGTTTATTCTAAatga